DNA sequence from the Aphelocoma coerulescens isolate FSJ_1873_10779 chromosome 27, UR_Acoe_1.0, whole genome shotgun sequence genome:
TACAACAaccgaggggatttggggacgcCTCTCTGTGCCCTCATTTCAGCTCCTTTAATAACAAAACAGGACCCTGCCAGGCCAGGGCTTCCCTTGGTgtcagcttttccccccttgcCATGAGGTTTGTGTTGAGAAGTGCCTGTACCTGCTCAGGGGAGTGGGCTCTGGGCACAaaactgcccagggaagctgtggtgtTCCCAAACTCAGTGACAGGAAAATCCTCTGCTCAAGGCTAGCTCGTGCCAAGGCTggccccagcacccacctcGTGAGCACCACCAACCAAGAAAGACCATCTTGGTCTCAGCTCCTTCCAAATTCACCTCCCAGCTCCAGATCCACCCTCctcagaccccaaatcccctttcccagccccaaatctgccACCCAGTCCCAAATCTACCCCAAGATCCCTCCCAAGCCACAAATTCACTCCAATCAGTCCCAACTCTGCCCCAGCCTTAAATCCAAGCCATAATTCAtccttccagccccaaatctgttttccagccccaaatccattcccaaatcccctccagccGCAAAtccaccctcacagccacaaACCCTCATCCTCCAGCTCCAAATCCACCACCCAGTCCCAAAtctacccccaaatcccccacaaAGCTGCAAATCCACCCCCCTCAGCCCCAATTGTGCCCCCCCATCCACCCCGTAGCCCCAAGTCTATCCCCAAATCCATCCTCCCAGTCCCAAATCCTCTGCCCAGCCCctaatccaccccaaattcctcccagcTCCAAATTCAATCAAATTCTCAgacccaaatccccctccccagccccaaatacacctcccaaccccaaaccctcatcccccagccccaaacccccctcatcccccagccccaaacccccctcatcCCCATGCCCTGAATCCTCATCCCCCGGTCCCAAATcctcagcccccagccccaaacccccccatgCCCTGGCGGCACCTCACCCCTCCCACATCCCGTCTCCCCCAAAAGCCAGACTCGTGTCGGCAGTAGCGGGTTTTATTCTCCAGTTTCCTCTcgccggagcggggcgggcTCAGAGGGCGCAGTTCCCCTCCCCGTAGCGCCGGCACCTCATCACCTTCAGGTAGGTCTCCACCTTGTGCAGGTCCTTTTTGAAGCACGCCAGCAGCCCGTAGTTCTTGAGCAGCGCGTCCTCACCGCGCAGGTGGAGCTCGAATTTCTCGTAGGTGGGTCTGAGCACCTGCGCGCCCCGCgggccctgctcctccagctcctgcgggACAACGGGGACATTCCGGGAgaggcggggccgggcaggggcagctccCAGGGATAAACCTCCCGCCGAGCTCTGGGAGAGGTCAGGGGGATTCCCCGCCGCTCTTGAATGGGATTTCAGGGGTGGTTTTGGAGGCACAGGTGGAGGAGGTGCCGCGGGTGATGCTGCGCTGGGTGTGCCAGGGACACAcgcggggctgcggggagggaggagtgtcCGGGAGGGGCTGGAATAAAGGCAAGATCGCAGGGTGTCTCTGCAGCCCCTCCAGCCAAGGAGATGGGCAAGTGCACACATGATTCTCTCTTCCCCCACTTTCCCAAAGCTCTGAGCCAGCCCCACATCTCCATCTGGAGAGCTTGAATCAGCCTCTCGCCCTGCTGTGCGCAGCAACAGAATGGTTTTGGTGGAGTGAAAAGTGTCATAAATGGATGAAATAGGAAGATTTGTGTCATTTCTGCATgtggcttcccagtgcccaaGCACACATGGAATGGAGAGCAAAATCTGCAGTGGTCCTGATTCCTTTGGCTGCTTTCTCCAGCACAGAAGGTCTGTGTTTGCTCACAGGGCCTCACTTGCAGGGTTATTGAACTGCTAGGTGATGATAAAAATATTGTCCAGGCTCATTTCTCACAGTTCACCTTCAGGGTGATGTTGGCAGATAAACTTAGAGAATAAGCATAACTGAAGGGTGTCCTGGCAGATAATGGgcaatttaatttaaaacaacaaacccaaaattAAGAAGACCTTAAAGGGGCTGAAAGAGGAGAGAGGGGCGGATTTACAAGGGCAGATTGTGGCtagacaagggggaatggttttaaactaaaggaGGGGAGATTCAGGTTAAGtctcaggaagaaattcctccctgtgagggtgggcaggccctggcacaggttcccagagcagctggggctgcccctggatccctggcagtgtcccaggccaggctggacattggggctgggagcagcctgggacagtgggaggtgtccctgccagggcaggggtggggctgggtgggttttaaggtcccttcccacccaaaccattctgggattctctgacaAGATCTTCCTTGGAGAGATCGCCCTCCAGCCCTCAGCTCCCTGGGTGTTGTATTAGTGGAAGGGGGAAACATCAGAGCAAGTCCTTCCCTGCACAAAAACGTGTTTGTAAAATGTTGTGAGGTTGCAAACCTTGCAAAATTTGCCCCGTTTCAAAGTACTTTGCCTGGAGATGAAACAAACATTGAGCTGCTGTTTGTCCGGTGGATTCCAGCAACTGGGAATTCTTTGGTGCTGGGTTTGGAAAGACTTTGGACTGATAAGGTTGCAATTCCTGGTGGGTTCTGCTCCCTGAggggctgtggcagtgctggtgaCACCTGTCCTgtgtcctgccctccccagTGATGGGACCTGTGCACTGGGGGGTCGTGATCTCGTTATCTAAAGGGAAGCCAGGTCCAAAGGATGCCCTGTGGAAGGCGGGGAGATTTCTCATGGTGTGTGGATCCCTGAGGGTGCCCCATGCCTGGGAGATCTCTGTTATTCCGCAGTCATGCTGGGACTTACCCTCATCAGAGCTTGGATCCCTTCTTCCAGGTCCTTTAGCTTTTCATACACCCTGTCTGAGGTGCCAAAAACCAGGTTGTTTGTGAACACTTTGCTCAGGTACTGCACCGGGGTCAGCCAGGACTGGATGAGAACCAGGGAAAACCGGAGAAGCTCCATGTCCTGAAATTGAGGCAGGAAGGGGTCAAAGGTGAGTAGGTGTGGTGTTTGGTCGAGTGTCCTGCTCCTTCTGAAGCAGCCTGGAGTGACCCAGAGGGGGacactgctcctgcagcttcagTTTGCAGGCTgagggcacccccagccccatgtcCTGTGCAGACAGCAGTGTTCCCATCCTGCAGCTGGGAATATGATCTGTGGCATAGCCCAGAGGAGTCTGCAGGGTTTAAATAGCAAAGAAGAGAGAGGAGGGCAGAAACACTGA
Encoded proteins:
- the LOC138099327 gene encoding somatotropin-like; its protein translation is MAPGSWLSPLAIAVITLGLQWPQPAATFPAMPLSSLFANAVLRAQHLHLLAAETYKEFERSYIPEDQRHTNKNSQVAYCYSETIPAPTGKEDAQQKSDMELLRFSLVLIQSWLTPVQYLSKVFTNNLVFGTSDRVYEKLKDLEEGIQALMRELEEQGPRGAQVLRPTYEKFELHLRGEDALLKNYGLLACFKKDLHKVETYLKVMRCRRYGEGNCAL